A DNA window from Hoplias malabaricus isolate fHopMal1 chromosome 5, fHopMal1.hap1, whole genome shotgun sequence contains the following coding sequences:
- the si:ch73-303b9.1 gene encoding uncharacterized protein si:ch73-303b9.1 has protein sequence MEEGTNRADDVKNYEAPSLSELDRGFLTDCNCSSLSAEGIHLKPPKGIVLEYSETYPALPASFNRSYGVLSPMNAPSKISLLSPGSTLTTGLSSLVEGQSSTPYERVTIQKPILVSSLDLSCVDLTTSHPPWEISLIKPSVESPKQSLNASKLESTWSPSYRSVPTLAEISSLIWSGTPPGKFTTEEHQKSSRNSTFQDSNLQHAVLELTEEQQKRLGKNLAI, from the exons ATGGAGGAAGGGACAAACAGAGCTG aTGATGTCAAGAACTATGAGGCACCTTCTTTGTCAGAATTGGACAGAGGCTTTCTCACAGACTGCAACTGTTCTTCTTTGTCTGCTGAAGGAATCCATTTGAAGCCACCTAAAGGCATTGTTTTGGAGTATTCAGAAACCTATCCTGCCCTACCAGCTTCTTTTAATCGTTCTTATGGAGTTTTGTCACCTATGAATGCCCCAAGTAAGATCTCCTTACTGTCTCCAGGCAGCACCCTGACTACAGGCCTTTCCAGTCTAGTTGAGGGCCAGTCTTCCACACCTTATGAACGAGTTACAATCCAAAAGCCCATTCTGGTTAGCTCACTGGATCTGTCCTGTGTAGATCTGACAACCTCCCATCCTCCATGGGAAATCTCACTCATCAAGCCCTCTGTGGAGAGCCCAAAACAGAGCCTGAACGCTAGCAAGTTGGAGTCCACATGGAGCCCCAGTTATCGCTCAGTTCCAACACTGGCAGAGATCTCCTCACTGATATGGTCAGGGACACCACCAGGTAAATTTACCACGGAGGAGCATCAAAAGTCAAGTCGGAACTCCACCTTCCAAGATTCAAACCTGCAACATGCTGTTTTGGAGCTTACAGAAGAACAACAGAAGAGGCTGGGAAAAAACCTAGCAATATAA
- the mybl2b gene encoding v-myb avian myeloblastosis viral oncogene homolog-like 2b has protein sequence MEMAFSWARGEDADGQDTDSDVADQKDYGKVKVKWTQEEDDSLRTLVQNLGTNDWKVIASLLPNRTEHQCQHRWYKVLDPDLVKGPWTREEDEKVIELVHKYGNKQWALVAKHLKGRLGKQCRERWHNHLNPDVKKCSWTAEEDLVIYKAHCVLGNRWAEIAKLLPGRTDNAVKNHWNSTIKRKAETGYYEGNSTTLHIIHHSEPEEIVVQHMDQQEELGYNETGEAVPIKMETQESFEAAPQKTETPPVSSASPKCPRAPETPKSETDSGGNSAWVVDSSGFLSPSAAPALKEVMELMDRDIEGWCSLADFDLPEENQSPDVLQFRLEGSALQELSKGSKGELIPISPGGATPPSILSHRTRRHIALSPDPNDSMTPKSTPVKILPFSPSQFLNLWTKQDQLDLENPSLTSTPVCSQKAIVTTPLHRDKTPLTQKENSIFITPNHKADLDNTPRTPTPFKNALEKYGPIRPLPPTPNLEEDLKAVLRSEAGLDLIVKDESPPERRQKQVHRPPMKKVRKSLALDVLDCNDPGPARRQQTKPALKPNRKLDRSLAHSLNSSIVKKEENVLDQGFILGPNESGIITKQVQTNSRVVPPAPMTAAWETVACGRTKDQLIMTEKARRYLRSLKTSTHSRALILS, from the exons ATGGAAATGGCTTTTTCTTGGGCGCGAGG ggaggaTGCGGATGGTCAGGACACAGATTCTGATGTTGCAGACCAAAAGGATTATGGCAAAGTAAAAGTgaagtggacacaggaagag gaTGATAGTCTGCGAACACTGGTTCAGAACTTAGGAACTAACGACTGGAAAGTTATCGCCAGCCTTTTGCCA aATCGAACAGAACATCAGTGTCAGCACCGCTGGTACAAAGTTTTGGATCCAGACCTCGTCAAAGGCCCTTGGACTAGAGAAGAAGATGAAAAG GTAATAGAGTTGGTGCATAAATATGGTAACAAGCAATGGGCCTTGGTTGCTAAACACCTGAAGGGTCGTCTGGGGAAGCAGTGTCGTGAGCGCTGGCACAATCATCTAAATCCAGATGTGAAGAAATGCTCCTGGACTGCAGAGGAGGATCTGGTCATCTACAAAGCCCACTGTGTGCTTGGCAACCGCTGGGCAGAGATTGCTAAGCTGCTTCCAGGAAG GACGGACAATGCAGTGAAAAATCACTGGAACTCCACCATCAAGCGCAAGGCCGAGACTGGTTATTATGAAGGGAATAGCACAACTCTCCATATCATTCACCACTCTGAGCCAGAAGAGATTGTAGTTCAGCACATGGATCAGCAG GAGGAACTTGGCTATAATGAAACCGGTGAGGCTGTACCTATAAAGATGGAGACACAG GAGTCATTTGAAGCTGCACCTCAGAAAACAGAAACACCTCCTGTAAGCTCTGCATCCCCCAAATGTCCTCGTGCTCCAGAAACCCCTAAAAGTGAAACTGACAGTGGAGGGAATTCCGCCTGGGTTGTGGACAGCTCAGGATTTCTCTCACCTTCAGCAGCACCTGCTCTGAAGGAGGTTATGGAGTTGATGGATAGG GACATCGAGGGTTGGTGTAGTCTGGCTGATTTTGATCTGCCAGAGGAAAATCAGAGTCCAGATGTTTTACAGTTCCGCTTGGAGGGCAGTGCTCTGCAGGAGCTCAGTAAAGGCAGCAAAGGAGAACTCATACCTATCTCTCCTGGTGGAGCTACACCCCCCTCCATCTTGAGCCACCGAACTCGTCGCCACATTGCCCTGTCTCCAGACCCCAATGACTCTATGACCCCCAAAAGCACTCCAGTTAAAATCCTTCCCTTTTCTCCCTCACAG TTCCTTAATTTATGGACCAAACAAGACCAACTGGATTTGGAGAATCCCTCTCTCACATCGACACCTGTGTGTAGTCAAAAGGCTATTGTCACCACCCCACTGCACCGTGACAAAACTCCCCTCACTCAGAAAGAAAACTCTAT ATTCATTACACCGAACCACAAGGCTGATCTGGACAACACTCCTCGCACTCCAACCCCATTTAAAAATGCCCTGGAAAAGTATGGCCCCATACGACCTCTG CCCCCAACGCCAAATCTAGAAGAGGACCTGAAAGCAGTCCTGCGCAGTGAAGCAGGGCTTGATCTCATTGTAAAGGACGAGAGTCCACCTGAAAGAAGACAAAAACAAGTG CATCGACCTCCCATGAAGAAAGTCCGCAAATCTCTAGCCCTGGATGTGTTGGACTGTAATGATCCTGGCCCTGCTCGACGCCAGCAAACTAAACCAGCCCTCAAACCCAACAGAAAG TTGGACCGGTCACTGGCACATTCCCTCAACTCATCTATTGTGAAGAAGGAGGAGAATGTCCTTGACCAAGGTTTCATCCTTGGCCCAAATGAAAGTGGAATAATCACCAAACAAGTGCAGACCAACTCCAGAGTTGTCCCACCTGCTCCT ATGACCGCAGCGTGGGAAACAGTTGCATGTGGTCGGACAAAGGATCAGCTCATCATGACAGAGAAGGCCAGGCGTTATCTTCGATCCCTGAAGACTAGCACACACAGCCGAGCGCTTATCCTCTCCTGA
- the rpn2 gene encoding dolichyl-diphosphooligosaccharide--protein glycosyltransferase subunit 2 isoform X1, translating to MALLRLVSILVFALALGAQALTPTHHLVSSDVDRLQAVLSQPFTDLKSAYLSIVGLSKLGVSVADSEDACRFIKANLEPSSVESLFYAAEASQALSSCEIHVSNETRDLLHAAVSEDSTVSQIHQAVSALSSLGLPLASQEVVSALKARISKEDSVMGTTLALQTASRLSQQAELGDILEDIEDLANRLDDLGGVYLQFEDGLEATALFVSAAYALSDHVDIEPPLKDQVIQLVNSIFSKKSWDSLSEAFSVASAAAALANNRFHKPVIVSTVGPPTVSHSQPILGLQVTDVLCQPLNTAVVEVETVTTVAKTQFLGKTPFTLKDGIFELNFMATSPKPASGYYQFSVAVSGDSRFVANKVELKVKVSTKVSIKNMDLSVVDKDQSIGTKTTRVDYPTKAKASFIADSHQNFAMTFQLVDETTGEELTPHQTFVRLHNQKTGQEVVFVAEPDNKKLYKFELDTAERKTEFDSISGTYALYLMVGDATLENPVLWNMADVVLKFPDEEIPTTVQSKNLYVPKQEIQHLFREPEKRPPTVLSNTFTALVLSPFLLLLILWFKLGANISNFSFSPSSVLFHIGHAAMLGLMYVYWTHLNMFQTLKYLAIIGSLTFLAGNRMLAQKAVKRIAAEQSSRLAKYRSLR from the exons ATGGCGCTGCTCC GTTTGGTCAGCATACTGGTCTTTGCGCTAGCTCTTGGGGCACAAGCACTGACACCAACCCATCATCTGGTGTCCTCTGATGTAGACAGACTTCAAGCTGTTTTAAGCCAGCCTTTCACAGACTTAAAATCCGCATATTTGTCCATTGTGGGCCTGAGCAAGTTGGGAGTGTCTGTTGCTGACTCTGAA GACGCATGCCGTTTTATTAAAGCCAACCTGGAACCCTCAAGTGTTGAATCGCTTTTTTATGCTGCAGAGGCCAGCCAAGCATTATCTTCTTGTGAG ATCCATGTGTCAAATGAAACGCGAGATTTGCTCCATGCTGCTGTAAGTGAGGACTCCACGGTTTCTCAGATCCATCAGGCTGTGAGTGCCCTCAGCTCTCTCGGACTCCCCCTGGCCTCACAGGAAGTTGTCAGTGCTCTGAAAGCACGTATCTCCAAAGAGGACAGCGTCATGGG AACTACGCTGGCTTTGCAGACTGCCTCCCGTCTCTCTCAGCAGGCTGAATTGGGAGATATCCTTGAGGATATTGAG GATCTGGCTAATCGACTGGATGATCTAGGTGGAGTATACCTGCAGTTTGAAGATGGTCTAGAAGCCACAGCACTCTTTGTTTCTGCAGCTTATGCTCTATCTGATCATGTGGATATAGAGCCCCCACTGAAA GATCAAGTGATCCAGCTTGTGAACTCAATCTTTAGTAAGAAATCATGGGATTCCTTGTCTGAAGCCTTCAGTGTGGCcagtgctgctgctgccctcGCCAACAACCGCTTCCATAAGCCAGTCATTGTCAGCACTGTGGGCCCTCCAACTGTGTCTCACAGCCAACCTATCCTTGGG ctccaggtgaccgATGTTCTCTGCCAGCCCCTGAACACAGCTGTTGTTGAGGTGGAAACTGTTACCACAGTTGCTAAGACTCAATTTCTCGGCAAGACACCATTCACCCTGAAAGA TGGGATATTTGAGCTGAACTTCATGGCCACCAGCCCTAAGCCTGCCAGTGGTTACTATCAGTTCTCCGTAGCTGTTTCCGGGGACAGCCGTTTTGTCGCCAACAAAGTTGAG CTCAAGGTGAAAGTATCCACTAAAGTCTCCATCAAGAACATGGACCTGTCTGTGGTGGACAAGGACCAAAGCATTGGCACCAAGACCACTAG AGTTGATTACCCCACCAAGGCCAAGGCCTCCTTCATAGCTGACAGTCACCAGAACTTTGCTATGACCTTCCAGCTTGTAGATGAGACCACTGGAGAGGAGCTGACTCCTCATCAA ACCTTTGTGAGGCTGCATAACCAGAAGACTGGTCAGGAGGTAGTGTTTGTGGCTGAGCCAGACAACAAGAAACTGTACAAATTTGAGCTGGACACAGCTGAGAGGAAGACTGAGTTTGACTCCATCTCTGGCACCTATGCGCTCTATCTAATGGTGGGAGATGCTACGCTGGAAAATCCAGTTTTATGGAACATG GCGGATGTTGTTCTCAAGTTTCCTGATGAAGAGATTCCAACAACTGTTCAATCCAAGAATTTATATGTTCCCAAACAAGAGATTCAG CATCTGTTCCGTGAACCTGAGAAGAGGCCACCCACCGTCCTGTCCAACACCTTCACTGCCCTTGTTCTCTCCCCTTTTCTCCTGCTGCTCATTCTG TGGTTTAAGCTGGGTGCCAACATTTCAAACTTCAGTTTTTCACCAAGTTCTGTGCTCTTCCACATCGGCCATGCAG CCATGCTGGGCCTGATGTATGTGTATTGGACACACCTGAACATGTTCCAGACTCTTAAGTATCTGGCCATTATTGGCAGCCTTACGTTCCTGGCTGGGAACCGCATGCTGGCCCAGAAAGCAGTTAAAAG GATCGCTGCTGAGCAGAGTAGTAGATTGGCTAAATATAGGAGTCTGCGGTAA
- the rpn2 gene encoding dolichyl-diphosphooligosaccharide--protein glycosyltransferase subunit 2 isoform X2 yields the protein MALLRLVSILVFALALGAQALTPTHHLVSSDVDRLQAVLSQPFTDLKSAYLSIVGLSKLGVSVADSEDACRFIKANLEPSSVESLFYAAEASQALSSCEIHVSNETRDLLHAAVSEDSTVSQIHQAVSALSSLGLPLASQEVVSALKARISKEDSVMGTTLALQTASRLSQQAELGDILEDIEDLANRLDDLGGVYLQFEDGLEATALFVSAAYALSDHVDIEPPLKDQVIQLVNSIFSKKSWDSLSEAFSVASAAAALANNRFHKPVIVSTVGPPTVSHSQPILGLQVTDVLCQPLNTAVVEVETVTTVAKTQFLGKTPFTLKDGIFELNFMATSPKPASGYYQFSVAVSGDSRFVANKVELKVKVSTKVSIKNMDLSVVDKDQSIGTKTTRVDYPTKAKASFIADSHQNFAMTFQLVDETTGEELTPHQTFVRLHNQKTGQEVVFVAEPDNKKLYKFELDTAERKTEFDSISGTYALYLMVGDATLENPVLWNMADVVLKFPDEEIPTTVQSKNLYVPKQEIQHLFREPEKRPPTVLSNTFTALVLSPFLLLLILWFKLGANISNFSFSPSSVLFHIGHAAMLGLMYVYWTHLNMFQTLKYLAIIGSLTFLAGNRMLAQKAVKRHERK from the exons ATGGCGCTGCTCC GTTTGGTCAGCATACTGGTCTTTGCGCTAGCTCTTGGGGCACAAGCACTGACACCAACCCATCATCTGGTGTCCTCTGATGTAGACAGACTTCAAGCTGTTTTAAGCCAGCCTTTCACAGACTTAAAATCCGCATATTTGTCCATTGTGGGCCTGAGCAAGTTGGGAGTGTCTGTTGCTGACTCTGAA GACGCATGCCGTTTTATTAAAGCCAACCTGGAACCCTCAAGTGTTGAATCGCTTTTTTATGCTGCAGAGGCCAGCCAAGCATTATCTTCTTGTGAG ATCCATGTGTCAAATGAAACGCGAGATTTGCTCCATGCTGCTGTAAGTGAGGACTCCACGGTTTCTCAGATCCATCAGGCTGTGAGTGCCCTCAGCTCTCTCGGACTCCCCCTGGCCTCACAGGAAGTTGTCAGTGCTCTGAAAGCACGTATCTCCAAAGAGGACAGCGTCATGGG AACTACGCTGGCTTTGCAGACTGCCTCCCGTCTCTCTCAGCAGGCTGAATTGGGAGATATCCTTGAGGATATTGAG GATCTGGCTAATCGACTGGATGATCTAGGTGGAGTATACCTGCAGTTTGAAGATGGTCTAGAAGCCACAGCACTCTTTGTTTCTGCAGCTTATGCTCTATCTGATCATGTGGATATAGAGCCCCCACTGAAA GATCAAGTGATCCAGCTTGTGAACTCAATCTTTAGTAAGAAATCATGGGATTCCTTGTCTGAAGCCTTCAGTGTGGCcagtgctgctgctgccctcGCCAACAACCGCTTCCATAAGCCAGTCATTGTCAGCACTGTGGGCCCTCCAACTGTGTCTCACAGCCAACCTATCCTTGGG ctccaggtgaccgATGTTCTCTGCCAGCCCCTGAACACAGCTGTTGTTGAGGTGGAAACTGTTACCACAGTTGCTAAGACTCAATTTCTCGGCAAGACACCATTCACCCTGAAAGA TGGGATATTTGAGCTGAACTTCATGGCCACCAGCCCTAAGCCTGCCAGTGGTTACTATCAGTTCTCCGTAGCTGTTTCCGGGGACAGCCGTTTTGTCGCCAACAAAGTTGAG CTCAAGGTGAAAGTATCCACTAAAGTCTCCATCAAGAACATGGACCTGTCTGTGGTGGACAAGGACCAAAGCATTGGCACCAAGACCACTAG AGTTGATTACCCCACCAAGGCCAAGGCCTCCTTCATAGCTGACAGTCACCAGAACTTTGCTATGACCTTCCAGCTTGTAGATGAGACCACTGGAGAGGAGCTGACTCCTCATCAA ACCTTTGTGAGGCTGCATAACCAGAAGACTGGTCAGGAGGTAGTGTTTGTGGCTGAGCCAGACAACAAGAAACTGTACAAATTTGAGCTGGACACAGCTGAGAGGAAGACTGAGTTTGACTCCATCTCTGGCACCTATGCGCTCTATCTAATGGTGGGAGATGCTACGCTGGAAAATCCAGTTTTATGGAACATG GCGGATGTTGTTCTCAAGTTTCCTGATGAAGAGATTCCAACAACTGTTCAATCCAAGAATTTATATGTTCCCAAACAAGAGATTCAG CATCTGTTCCGTGAACCTGAGAAGAGGCCACCCACCGTCCTGTCCAACACCTTCACTGCCCTTGTTCTCTCCCCTTTTCTCCTGCTGCTCATTCTG TGGTTTAAGCTGGGTGCCAACATTTCAAACTTCAGTTTTTCACCAAGTTCTGTGCTCTTCCACATCGGCCATGCAG CCATGCTGGGCCTGATGTATGTGTATTGGACACACCTGAACATGTTCCAGACTCTTAAGTATCTGGCCATTATTGGCAGCCTTACGTTCCTGGCTGGGAACCGCATGCTGGCCCAGAAAGCAGTTAAAAG acATGAGCGTAAATGA